Part of the Zea mays cultivar B73 chromosome 4, Zm-B73-REFERENCE-NAM-5.0, whole genome shotgun sequence genome is shown below.
actcacaggagtgtggaagacagtagggtcaactggggggaacaatggaggtggcggagcgatgccctgtgtggcgccaaggctctgcatgtactggaacatctccgccatcctctgatcagccgccgcccgctccgccattatcctcgcctccatctcttctagttgggtctgtaatattacaagccaacgttatagtaactcaaagactaggtatataactaaaggaaggacgagttacagaagcactaacctcgagttgctgtatgcgacgaCTGTAtaagagctcacccttgctataatcacactAGGTGAAGAAAGGGTACAACCGGAAGAGAATCATGAAGATGAGTTcgaagtggtctaggtcgtcgtctcccagtcaactatgattACGGAGGATCATTGTCGTCATATGATGTATTTTATCTAGCTATTTAGTACAGAAATTGTATAAGTAATAAAGATGTGGCATTGATTTATGTAccctgagtcatcatatgtgttagACTTGATCATGACACACACGTAAAATGCATTTGTccttaaattcgggtgttacACCACCGTACCAATTAGCTCGATGGCATCACTTTTGTAAGTTGTTCGCTTAGTGGAAATCAAACTGTTGGTCTATGACAGTCTTGACTTTGAAACTTTCTTTTTATTTAGTTTTTTTTAATGGTTGCTCAGGACAACAATCATTCGATAAGATAATTTAATTGGCTCTCATTCACCTCGGTATAGTCGTTTTTTCTCGGTCCTTTAATTTAAGTCTGTCTAAAGCTCAAAAACTTGTCGATACCATGTCATTGGTGCTGATTACTGAAAAGATAAAAATAAGGGAAGAGATAGGGTATAGATTATGATGAGCCACCACATAGTTGCCAGTGGACAGGCCTTTCTTGTAAGGCTGGTGTTTTGGTAGTAATCCAATGTGACAAAAAAATTAGGTTTCGAATACAAAGCAAAACAACATCGTACATGATTTTCGGTGGCCAGGactcagccgccgaaaataagaacttattttcggcggccagagctTAGCCACCGAAAATAACTAAAAATAAGCTTATTTTCGGTGGCTTATGACACGACTGCCGAAAataaacttattttcggcggctaccgacaaagccgccgaaaataagctcttattttcggcggctactgACAAAGTCGCCGAAAATAATCTCTTATTTTTGGCAGTCGAGCACTGACCGCCGAAAATTAGCCTTTTAAACGGCTGGTTCCTTTCTTCCTCCATGTTTCCTCTCGACGCCGGCTTTCCTCTCTCTCCCAGCCCCCGCCCTGGCCGCGCAGCTCGTCCCGCCGCTCCCCGTCGCCCGGCAGCCGTCGAGCTCTCCTCCCGCCTCCGCTCCGCGTGCCGAGCCCTTTTCCATCAAAAGGTTCTTTTGGTGAATTGTGATGTATTTGTGAAAAATTATGATATTTTGTGTTAAATGCGTGTAATTCTGGAATTACTATTTCTGTCATGATATTTTGATTATATTGTCATTGAAATTGTTGCTTTTTATATTTCTTTTATACCCTTTCTCTAAAATTACTTATTTTCGGCGATCATGTAACGGCGGCCGAAAATAAGCCTGACCAAATTTCGGCGGTTGagctctggccgccgaaaattagtAGTTATTTTTAGTTTTTTTATTAAAAGATATAGTAAGATATGTGTTTTTTAGAAATAATTTTGCGATTGAAACATTATTTTTATGCCAGCACAAGTATTTATGATGCCATCGGTAATTTCTGTAAAGAAAAAAAAACAGCGCCTATTCTTGCAATACAAACTGACAATGGACACAAAAATTACATGCCAGCTTGTTCCTTGACTTTAATTCGTATCGACTTCTACTTATTGTTTCTGTCTCTATATGTTGGTCACCAGCATCGTATGAAGCAACACATTTATTTTTTCAAACTTAAGAAAGTTGGACATACAATAATTATTACAGAAATATTAGTTTATTTAAGGAGAGGCAGCACGCATCAACAGCGGCAacatttatttgcttcttctcagAAGCGGCACCCGGCAATGGCATGCAGATCGACGAGGATGCatggcatgcatgcatccttctaCTTGGTGCTAGCGCTACACATAGAAGCAGCTGCGGCGGGAGTGCAGCGGCGCTCGCAGAAGTTGACGAGGATGTCGGCGCAGCGGTAGGCGTGCACGGGCGGGATGTCGACGCCACCGTCGGCGGTGTACCTGATGCACCGCTTGCACTCTGGGTGGCACCCGACCATCGAGAAGTCCAGGCATTGGCACTGCGGCGGGTAAGACAATTTGCAGAAACCGCACTCGTTGCAGCACGGCCACGAGCTCGTTCCGGCGGCGTCCACGGCGGCGACTGCCGCCCCTCCGTCTTCCTCCTCCGTCCCTGCATGCCGTGGCCGCCATGCAGCAAATAAGACAACGTGCATATGTGCGCGTATACCTTACCAAGTGATTCTTCTGTGGAAAAAAAGTTGAAGGAACAAAAATCACTCACCTTTGCTGAGTGGCAGAGCTGCAAGGACGACGACGATAACAGCCAGTGTGACGAGTAACACCCGAGGCCTCATGGTCGCTTCTCTCCGCAACTTTGTTGCTTTAATTTCCTCCTAGCTTCCTACTGTGTAGTAGTATTGATCGACGACGGAGACCGTATGAGGCTCGAGGGCTTCTTatagggtggggggggggggggggggggggggtgggggttCGTCGAATTGTTGTTGAGCACCATTTGTGACACTGAGTCAGTCTAAAGATTGTTCTTATGGAGACCTTGCATGAACAATGATTATTGTGCATCCATGAATGATGAGAATTGTTAACGACGACGAGACTTGCATTGGAGAGGTCATATAAAAATAAATATACAGTACAGCAGTTCACTGGCATGCACTGCACTTAACAGTTAGAAAACTAATTAACCTAGCAAGCATGCAGCTAGCTAATTAATTTTGGgtggttgtggtttggttgatgaGCGCACGACCATCAAGCAGACTTCACGTGTACTAACATGCATGCATGTCTGACCTGGTAGTGTGTGTGACCCTACAAAATATTGTATCACCGAATACACGTGCAATTATTTCACCGTACCTGCCTCTCGATCTCTTTATTAATTTGACCAGCAATCTGGCTAAGTAGTTTAGCTACATGTGATCACACTATGTCCATCATATGGGCTGACGATGACAAGAACACAAAACTAtagcctatatatatatatatatatatatatatatatatatatatatatatatatatatattcttccATGTACAAATAAATGGGTGACTTTCTAGGAGCGGATCGGGGCACCTCGGATCTATGGATATgaaaggagagagatagagacaaAGTTGAGACAGAGAGATAGAGATGGGTTAGTTTATCATCATCAGTAACTAGTAGCTAACACGACTTATAGCAAGTATAATAGGGTGACGTAGACGGGCTGCAAGATATGCCACATTAGATTTATGGTGGTGTGGAGAAAAGAGAAATGAAGATAATAGAAGTGAGCTACTCATTAGTAGAGCATGCTGCTCACGGACTCCAAGACAGATTGTGAGAGAAAAAAATGAACTAATTATTAAATGCACTTATGTACAAGTTGCGTTATCGTATGACTAGACTTTTAGTTGACTATATGTGACATGGCAATATTATAAAGCTCATTGTGAGGTATATTATTAAACTTGCTATTAGCCCATAACTGATGGAACCTGAACGTCCACAACTCCCATCCGGATCCCCAGCTATGGGAGGTTCAGGACTGCCACGTCTGTATGCACTCAGGGGCGGAGGGCCCATTATGGCCCAAGCCATACCAAAAAATACCAAAAAAAGGTCCGTCGAGCGCCGGCCCAGCTTCCATATCGCACATTCGCGCTGGCAGCCTGGCGCTAACCCTAACCCTCACCGCCTGGCGCCTCACGAACACAGCCGCCTGCCGTTGTGCCCAGGCACTTAGCCTTCCACTGCCCGCCGAGCCGTCGAGGCGAGACCGAGCCTACTGCCGCTGGCCGCTGTGCCTAGCCTTCCGCCGTCCGCCGAGCTGTCGAGGGGAGACCGAGCCTTCCGTCGCTGCCCTCTGTGCCCAACCTTCCGCCCTTCCGACCATGCGCTGACGCCGTCCGCGGTCCGTCGTTGTGCCGAGCCGCCGATGTGCCCACTGCCTAGTGGCCCCAGCCGTCCGGCCTTCTGTGCTGAGCCCGCGAGCCGTCGTTCGTTGCTCGTCTGTTGTACCCAGGCGGCCAGGCGCCCAGCCCTCCAGCCACGCGCCCATGCGGGCCACGCCACGCCTGTGCCTTCCGCGGTCCGCCGCTGTGCGCATGTGCCTTCCGAGCTGTAACAGTAAGCAAAGCAAACAACTGCTTGTCTGTTGAATAATTTGATTGTTTGAATGTTGATGTTTGTCACAAACATGCAGAGTTGATATATTTGGAGGATTGTTCAAAGGGCTTCATCTTCAAAATATTAAGAAGACatttcaaaagaagaaggataggCAAATACAACTGCCTAGAACTCCGAGACATATATAGCAAATTCTGAGGTATGACAGTTACATATTTTGTAGCAATTTATTCTTATTTTAGACAATGTTCTATTTCTTTATATATACCGTGAGTTGTTCTACAAGTTGATTGGTTGTGTGCTAAATATTATACGGTCCAGTTGTGTAGAGCCATACCTAAATTTGTTTCCGTCCTCTGCCACTGTATGCACTCCTAGCCCTCGCTCTCTGCTCAGGCAGGGAGCcggtgctgccacgtggcctttgACGCATCGTGAAAGGCACTAGGCATAGCCTGACACGAGTCTCTGgcgtggagcacccacatttaatACTGGCAGGAGGCACGCCTGTTTGCACAAGTCCACAAGTCACTGACGGCGTGCGCCCCGTATTAAATGTAAGCGGCTAGTGCTGTTCGCAAGGCCTGGGCCGCACCTAGGGATGAAAATTGTTTTCAAAAATTCTATAACTAGGACTTCATAATCGTATCGTTTTCGTAAAGACAATATCATTACCGTAAAGTGACAGACACGTTACCGAGGCAAAGACCATTGACTCTGTGTCGCGTATGGGTGGTTCTCATCATAACCTCTACTATTTCCACTACAGAGACAGGTGATGGAGACAGGCGGAGGGGACCGGACGTTAAGCTCTGGGGACGAGCACTCTCGAGTCCACCTAAGTTAATCTACACCCACAGCAATACAACTCACACTGGAGTACGGGCGGTAATCTAAACctctgtgtgttcttgtgttcatcgaaCTTATCAGATAAATCGTAGGCTGCTCTCTGGTCTTAGGATTAGACAGGTGCATCCCACCAACCCGCTGTAGTTTACTCGCACAACTAACACATAGTACTCCTACATTAGACATCAATATCCCATCGTGCCGATCGGTCCATTGTCCAGTAGTCTTCCTTCCTCCTTCCCTCCCTCACACACGCGCCACAATCACAGGAAAGAGATTGATCGAGGACGCGTACAATACAGTAGGTTACATGCACATTCACAAAATTCAAGTAGCAGCAGCCCACATGTCTCTATCTCGCCCGGGAACCTCGGCCACGTCCATCCCGTCCCTGCATGTATGTGTTTCACGATCAGCCTTGGGGAATTGACGAACTGTCTTCATTAGTCTCTGAGCACATGTAACATATATATGCATGTTTTGGTTTATATATTACTTGTGCATTGTGACAATAATGTACGTGGTCCTAAGAGACCTGGATGCTCTGTCTCTTCATGTGAGCATGCCCCCCATCCACATGTGTTTCACGCGTCGTGTTTTACGATATGATGATGAGCCCCAAAGCCCTTAGGTGCGTTTGGTTGCGAGACATTCAGAATAAGCCACTAGCGTCCTCTCTCGTCTCTCTAATTTTAAGGGATAACTAAGATAACACTGGGATAGTCATATTCCAACCCTTGACCCTGAACCAAACAATCTTAAATATTCCATCCCCGTCTCGTCCTGTCATTAATGTAATCAAATGCATCTttatagtgtgtttggtttgtggagtcactccatgcttcatgaggtgatgcatcataagttcattccatcaattttggtaGAATCAAACAACTCTTCAtttatatactaattattagcttatgaggaatgatgtggtgatggatcaactcattatattccacaaaccaaataaaaaagtgaggagtgagaagaagatggatcacttcgttcctcaaaccaaacacactattaATGAATTAGTTATTATGGGATAGGTACATGGGTCTATGCTAATTGCTAAGTTGTGAGATGGTAGGCCGACCGTAGGATATCCACATGCATGACCACACATCATTCCCGGCCCCTATATATATATCGCACATGGATGCAACAGTTGTGCACATGCACAATACTACCCTTATGCTTCTCTGTAATATTTTTTTTTGACACCACATCATCCACTAAAAGATCGATTCAAGCATATGCTTGttatttgatttatatacttgatTAGCTTATGGCTCTATCTCAACTATATTTAAGTGTGAGTTTATTCGTGTGTTTCACCTTCCCACGCTCACGCGCGCCGGTCAGCAAACAAAAAAATGAAAAATAGGACGTCAGATCAAATCCCTACCCCTTAGAAAGTTTAGGAGGCGCGAACCAAACAGCCTCTTAGTCATCTAGTCACCAGCTCGTTTAAAGGATTTTGAGTCAGACTCTTTTCATTTTGAGTCACGAGCTGCGGTCCAACAACGCGTGAGGCTTGAGCAGAGACAAGTATGGCGCCTATGCATGGACCAGCTGGGCTTATCGTGAAACACATGATGCATGAAACATGAGGACGATGGGGTCATGGGGACATGCATGCATGTCGTTACGTTCCTGCCAACCAACCACTGCATAATGAACACGATTGATCCAATTAAGATATGTAAGGAGTGTTTGGTTTGATGGATCAACTTATTTTACTCCACAACTTATTCCATTCTACAGACTAAAAAAATGATGAGTGATAAGATGATAAACTAGCTTattactcaaaccaaacacctagTAGTGTTTGGTCATGAAATCACTCGACCCGTGAGTTTCGTGAGGTTGCACATCATCAGTTTATCACCATCCCATGAATTTTGGTAGAAACAATGATACATTCTTCATGCATATAGTAATATTAGCTTGTGATAAAGCATTTGGTGATAAATCAATCTATTCTATTTTACGAACCAAACAAAAAAAGGTGCGAGAAGAAAATGAATCACCTCGTTTATCAATACAAACACACCCTAGATAAGGCTTGGCTTGTTGCATGGTTTTGATTTACAGATGAAATTACATTTAAGCAAAATATTGTTTTAATGTCAACACATCCCAATAAAAAGCTCGATGGCAATATTATTTTAAAAAATACTGATAAGAAGACATACATGATACGACTCTTGTGTCAAAGGACCTAGTTACCCTCCCATAGTAGTCTAGATCtgttgtacatgacagaggatgaTTTTATTTTAGTATGAAAATGTATATTGGTGGCACACTATAAATAGGTATATAGTACCACTACTACAGGGTTGAGCACTCGTGCACCTAGAGTCTATCGCTTTCGGATAGCAGAGCATTCAAAGGTCGCTTCATAGAACATCCTTCGTGGGTCTTGTGTGGAGTCTCCAAATGTACTATGGTTTGTAAGCTCAATAATGTACTCTTTTGACCCTAACATCTCAAAGTTGCGAGTGAAAGGCAAGAAGATAAATTATGTGTTTCATTTACAATGATTCATCACGTAGAAGTTAAATTGTCCATCAATATCTATTGGTTTCACTTCATCCCCCTTTCACCTTCGAGCCCTTTGAAGGTAGTAGGGAGGATGAACCTTGTCTTAATAGTGTTGCCCTGTTATGGTTTCTTGTAGGGACTTTGACACGTACCCAACATTTGGCACCCACCACCGGTGAACCCACTTACCACCACTATTATGCCTCCACAAAGGCGTGGGATTAATGTTGTTGGCTCTACTATATGGATCTCGAAGGCCGAGGAATAACACACAAAAGCTACTCATCGGCCTGAAGTCACGCGCCGAAGACATGAGAAAAGAAAAACTCTAAAACAACCACCTCAATAAGACAATGTTGATGAAGAAATCGAGTGTCTCCATGACATTAAGAGATGTCAAAATCCAAAAGCAAAAGATGCTTCACGTCGCCCACCTTCATTGGCagacactacaggaaacgcctaaattttcgtgggccgagatattttcgtcggccggcccacgaaaatactgacattattttcgtcggtccctaggccgacgaaaataatgcgtattttcgtgggcccatcgacctgccgacgaaaatacaaaaacgtattttcgtcggtcactaggccgacgaaaataacgcttattttcgtgggccatggccaaaccgacgaaaatacatcATTAACCgtactctattttcgtcggcctagtgaggccgacgaaaatagaggcccAACATCGTCGTCCTCGGCCCCGCTCGTTTCAATCGCGCGTCACTCGTTTCACCCAACGCCGCCGCCCCACGCTCGCCCTCCcctcgccgcgccaccgcccgccgccCGCCGGTGCCCGCGCCGACGCGCCACGCCGCCGCCCCGCGCGCTAAGGGAGCCCGCCGGTGCCCGCGCCGCCGGTGCCACCCCGCCCGCCGGTGCCCGCGCCCGCCCGCCGGTGCCCGCGCCGCCGGTCCCCGCGCCGCCGGTGCCACGCCGCCGCCCCGCGCGCTAAGGGAGCCCGCGCCACCGAGCCCACGCTCACCGCGCCCCTGCACGCCGCCGAGGCCCACGCCCGCCCCTGCACGCCGTGCCCCTACCCCTACACGCTGCGCCCCTCGCCCGTGCACGCCTGCCGAGCCCCACGCCCGCCCCGCCGAGCCCCACGCCGCTGCCCGCACGCCCGTCGTCCGAGGCACCCCGCCCGTCCCTCGCCGCGCCGTCGTCCCGCCCGAGGCGCGCTGCACCGCATCGCGACGGCCTCCCTGCGCCGTGCCGCCGCCCACACGCCCGCCCGCTCCGTCGCGAAGGTCTCCCAGCTGCGTCGTCGCCCGCCTCGACTCGCCCGCATTTGCGCCATCAGGCAAGTATAATTGCCGAGGCTCCGAGGTCATTAATTTATATTAGTCATCTTGTCGTGTTGTGATTAGTTTAACTGTTTAttgctttaattcaaattcatattttgtctccgagttatgttttaatgtttagagtttagttttaatcgttaaccgtagcgaaccgtatgcgtcacccgttcgggaacggcgaacgtcacattggcttgtgaggtttgccgctccggaattgtccacgtattttggacagcctgagagtgtaggccgatgcttgtgatttgtgatatGTGTCTTACGATttacgcggaatttcggttgtgtaactcagttgttctccaacacaccatgttcaggcgtgtgcttggagagcagcggggttatgctgccgaaatttagcgacaatcgtaggctacacgtcataaatcacaagcatcagcctacactcttgggtgggtttagggcctttacctaatagggagttcacctaattaagccacggacgatcgttgatgttctttgacttttgtttagcctttaaaatggacggtgatcgaagggtgatgtatgacgggtggagaaaggatggggcacattcaaatgaatggatgggtgtaacaaaggcttttcttgagcacgctttcaaagatgcaactggtcgtctagtgaagtgtccttgcaatcgctgcgagaacaagtggcctcagaagaaggaagaaatggagaaacacctttgcaaaagtgggtttatgccgaactaccttgtatggtaccggcatggagagtctattagacacgttgacgcggaggtggagcttgatgacgatcatgataggatggacgatatgttgcatgatcttggtagggaggttgaaatgaacgctgaggagccggggcagcttccacgcgatgctcaagaattcttccggctactcgccgcgggagaagagagactgcacgagcacactcagatgtcagttcttgggactctcacaagactaatggcgataaagtcgaagcacaacatttcaaacagtgcttacaacgacatcgtccaacttatgggcgaggttctcccggagaatcataagttgccaaagaatatgtacttcacaaagaagatgttggctggtcttgggatgacatatgagaagatcgacgtgtgtcccaatagttgcatgctattctttgaggatgaTGACAAGcttgaccgttgtaagcattgtgaagcttctagatatgtcgaggtgacaaatgatgagggtgaattggtagttacgaaggtcgcagctaagcaacttcgtcggttgcctatcattcctcggctttcaaggctgttcctcaacaaggaaatagctctgcatatgacgtggccaaagaatggtgtacgtctcgtcactgatccagacataatggtccatccgtcggacggtgatgcgtggaaggcatttgacgagtttgatcccgaatttgcaaacgaccctaggagtgtacggcttggtctatcgacggacggattcacacctttcaataccagtgcaagcccttactcgtgttggcctgtcttcattgtgccatataatcttcctcctgagttggtcaataaagaagagttcatgttccttgcactagtcatcccaggccccgagcatccagggccaaagctgaatatgtttgttcgccctttaatcgaagagctgaaacagttgtggagaggtgtgaaggcttatgacagccatactgaaaaggagtttaccatgcgcgctgcttatttgtggtcagtgcatgatctgctggcgtatggagattggtctggatggtgcgtccatggtcggttgtgctgtcccatatgtatgaatgatacggatgcattcagattgaagcatggtgggaaagtgtcattctttgatgctcatcgacgttggactccattcaagcatgattttaggaattcgcttactgcattcagaggtggagccaaaatcagaaatgggccaccaaagaggcaaactgcaccgcagataatggcatggcatgcttgtctgaagcaaggagaaaatgataggttccaaggctacggggaggaccataactggacccatatttcatcaatatgggagcttccgtatgcaaaagccttgatcatgccgcacaacatagacttgatgcaccaagagcgtaacgttgctgaaagcatcataagcacatgtttcgatgtgactgataaaacgaaagataatatgaaggcaagaaaagacatggctgaaatttgtaagaggccgatgctcgagttgaaagtaagcgataaagggcatgaaagtaggccgcgagctgattactgcctcaagccggatgaaaggaaagaaatatttaagtggttgaagaatctgaaatttccagatcggtatgcggcaaatctgaaacgggcagtcaatctgaagaccggtaaattgatcggtttgaaaagccatgactaccatattattatggagaggctgatgcccgtgatgtttcgaggctattttaaggatgagctttggagcatatttgcagagttgagttacttctatagggaagtatgcgcaaagacggtatcgaagaggttgatgcagaaatttgagaaagaaattccaattcttatttgtaaatttgaaaaggttttcccgccaggattcttcaatgtgatgcaacatctaattgtgcatttgccttgggaagctttggtaggcggaccagtgcaattcaggtggatgtatcctatagaaagggcgttgaaaaagctcagggcgtctgttcggaacaaggctagagtcgaagggtgtattgcggaggcttttgcccttaaggagatatctcaattctcaaccaggtatttcgctcgagccaacaatgtgtttgcgccttcagtgcgacttcatgtcgataat
Proteins encoded:
- the LOC103655019 gene encoding Bowman-Birk type trypsin inhibitor, encoding MRPRVLLVTLAVIVVVLAALPLSKGTEEEDGGAAVAAVDAAGTSSWPCCNECGFCKLSYPPQCQCLDFSMVGCHPECKRCIRYTADGGVDIPPVHAYRCADILVNFCERRCTPAAAASMCSASTK